One window of the Pseudokineococcus lusitanus genome contains the following:
- a CDS encoding class I SAM-dependent methyltransferase — protein MSTDVTGTPDRADAPGGRSPLAAAGHRAVDAAESVRANRGWWDEAAAGYVAEHDGHLGGRDLVWGPEGLREADARLLGDVRGRRVLEVGCGAAHGSRWLADAGAEVVGLDLSGGMLREGRAADARLPLLQADAARLPLADACVDVAASAYGALPFTAEPERVHAEVARVLRPGGRWVFSLTHPVRWAFPDDPGEAGLTATSSYFDTTPYAETGEDGAVLYAEHHRTLGDRVREVVAAGFRLVDLVEPRWPAGRDVVWGGWSPLRGRHLPGTAVLVCDLPG, from the coding sequence GTGAGCACCGACGTCACCGGGACCCCCGACCGCGCCGACGCCCCCGGGGGCCGGTCGCCCCTCGCGGCGGCCGGTCACCGGGCGGTGGACGCCGCGGAGAGCGTGCGGGCCAACCGCGGGTGGTGGGACGAGGCCGCCGCCGGGTACGTCGCCGAGCACGACGGGCACCTCGGCGGGCGCGACCTCGTGTGGGGGCCGGAGGGGCTGCGCGAGGCGGACGCGCGGCTGCTCGGCGACGTCCGCGGACGACGGGTGCTCGAGGTGGGCTGCGGCGCGGCGCACGGCAGCCGCTGGCTCGCCGACGCCGGCGCCGAGGTGGTCGGCCTCGACCTGTCCGGGGGGATGCTGCGGGAGGGACGGGCCGCCGACGCGCGCCTGCCGCTCCTCCAGGCGGACGCCGCCCGCCTGCCGCTGGCCGACGCGTGCGTCGACGTCGCCGCCTCCGCCTACGGCGCGCTGCCCTTCACGGCCGAGCCGGAGCGCGTCCACGCCGAGGTCGCGCGGGTGCTGCGCCCGGGCGGCCGCTGGGTCTTCAGCCTCACCCACCCCGTCCGCTGGGCCTTCCCCGACGACCCGGGCGAGGCGGGGCTCACGGCGACGTCGAGCTACTTCGACACGACGCCGTACGCGGAGACGGGCGAGGACGGCGCCGTGCTCTACGCCGAGCACCACCGGACGCTCGGCGACCGGGTCCGCGAGGTCGTCGCCGCCGGCTTCCGGCTCGTCGACCTCGTCGAGCCGCGCTGGCCCGCCGGCCGCGACGTCGTGTGGGGCGGCTGGAGCCCCCTGCGGGGACGCCACCTCCCCGGGACGGCGGTCCTCGTCTGCGACCTGCCGGGCTGA
- the polA gene encoding DNA polymerase I produces MADPRLDAVGDGPRPRLLLVDGHSMAYRAFFALPADNFSTSTGQVTNAVYGFTSMLINVLRDEAPTHVAVAFDVSRQTFRAAEYAEYKAGRAKTPTEFAGQVPLVKEVLAALRITVVEKEGYEADDVIATLATQARARGFETLVSTGDRDALQLVDEATTVLYPRKGVSDLVRMTPDAVEEKYGVRPARYPDLAALVGETSDNLPGVPGVGPKTAAKWLATHDGLEGVVAAVDTISGKAGASLREHLDQVLRNRRLNRLVADLDLPVGVDDLALVAWDREEVHRVFDSLEFRVLRDRLFATLQAAEPEAEGGFAVEVARPRGADVAAWLDARAAGRAALHVTGRWGGGTGEVTGLAVAGEGGAAWFPLGGDDEPDPLDDEGRAAVAAWLADADRPKVLHDAKGPLLALAGSGLPVAGLVDDTALAAYLCRPDQRSFDLADLVLRHLHRELRLEEPAGEAAAPADADDQLALDVDGTGAATTPDPAPAAAVRAAAVLELSGVLAGELAERGGSALLAELELPLVGVLARMERRGVAADRAHLEALEEQFAATVSEQAEAAYAVIDRRVNLGSPKQLQEVLFEQLGMPKTKRNKTGYTTDAEALADLLVKTEDTEGSEFLVRLLAHRDASRLRQTVEGLLKTVAPDGRIHTTYQQTIAATGRLSSTDPNLQNIPIRTEEGRRIRQAFVVGEGYESLLTADYSQIEMRIMAHLSGDEGLVEAFRSGEDLHSFVGSRVFEVEPAEVTPAMRSKIKAMSYGLAYGLSAFGLSRQLRIAVDEARGLMDDYFERFGGVRDYLRGVVDAARTTGYTETILGRRRYLPDLTSDNRQRREMAERMALNAPIQGSAADVIKVAMLGVERALAEEGLRSRMLLQVHDELVLEVAPGEREVLEALVRREMGGAAELSVPLDVSVGVGTSWHEAGH; encoded by the coding sequence CTGGCGGACCCGCGGCTCGACGCCGTCGGGGACGGCCCGCGGCCGCGCCTGCTCCTCGTCGACGGCCACTCCATGGCCTACCGCGCCTTCTTCGCCCTGCCGGCGGACAACTTCTCCACGAGCACCGGCCAGGTCACCAACGCCGTCTACGGCTTCACGTCGATGCTCATCAACGTCCTGCGCGACGAGGCGCCCACGCACGTCGCCGTGGCCTTCGACGTCTCGCGCCAGACCTTCCGGGCGGCGGAGTACGCCGAGTACAAGGCCGGCCGCGCCAAGACGCCCACGGAGTTCGCGGGGCAGGTGCCGCTCGTCAAGGAGGTCCTCGCCGCGCTGCGCATCACCGTGGTGGAGAAGGAGGGCTACGAGGCGGACGACGTCATCGCGACCCTCGCCACCCAGGCCCGGGCGCGGGGCTTCGAGACGCTCGTCTCGACGGGGGACCGGGACGCGCTCCAGCTCGTCGACGAGGCCACCACCGTCCTCTACCCCCGCAAGGGCGTCTCCGACCTCGTCCGCATGACGCCGGACGCCGTCGAGGAGAAGTACGGGGTGCGGCCGGCGCGCTACCCCGACCTCGCCGCGCTCGTCGGCGAGACGAGCGACAACCTGCCGGGCGTGCCCGGCGTGGGGCCCAAGACGGCCGCCAAGTGGCTGGCGACCCACGACGGCCTCGAGGGCGTCGTCGCCGCCGTCGACACCATCTCCGGCAAGGCGGGCGCCTCGCTGCGCGAGCACCTCGACCAGGTGCTGCGCAACCGGCGGCTCAACCGCCTCGTCGCCGACCTCGACCTCCCGGTGGGCGTCGACGACCTCGCGCTCGTCGCCTGGGACCGGGAGGAGGTCCACCGCGTCTTCGACTCCCTCGAGTTCCGGGTGCTGCGCGACCGTCTCTTCGCCACCCTCCAGGCCGCCGAGCCGGAGGCGGAGGGCGGCTTCGCCGTCGAGGTCGCCCGGCCGCGCGGCGCGGACGTCGCGGCGTGGCTCGACGCGCGGGCGGCGGGGCGGGCCGCGCTGCACGTCACGGGCCGCTGGGGCGGCGGCACCGGCGAGGTCACGGGTCTCGCCGTGGCGGGCGAGGGCGGGGCCGCCTGGTTCCCCCTCGGCGGCGACGACGAGCCGGACCCCCTCGACGACGAGGGGCGCGCGGCGGTGGCGGCCTGGCTCGCCGACGCCGACCGGCCGAAGGTGCTCCACGACGCCAAGGGCCCCCTCCTCGCGCTGGCGGGCAGCGGCCTGCCCGTCGCCGGCCTCGTCGACGACACGGCGCTCGCGGCGTACCTGTGCCGGCCGGACCAGCGCTCCTTCGACCTCGCCGACCTCGTGCTGCGGCACCTGCACCGCGAGCTGCGGCTCGAGGAGCCGGCCGGCGAGGCCGCCGCCCCCGCGGACGCGGACGACCAGCTGGCGCTCGACGTCGACGGCACGGGCGCGGCGACGACGCCCGACCCGGCGCCCGCCGCGGCCGTCCGGGCCGCCGCCGTCCTCGAGCTGTCCGGCGTGCTCGCCGGCGAGCTGGCCGAGCGGGGCGGTTCGGCGCTGCTCGCCGAGCTCGAGCTGCCGCTCGTCGGCGTGCTGGCGCGGATGGAGCGCCGCGGCGTGGCCGCCGACCGGGCCCACCTCGAGGCGCTGGAGGAGCAGTTCGCCGCCACCGTCTCCGAGCAGGCCGAGGCGGCGTACGCCGTCATCGACCGGCGCGTGAACCTCGGCTCGCCCAAGCAGCTGCAGGAGGTGCTCTTCGAGCAGCTCGGCATGCCGAAGACGAAGCGCAACAAGACGGGGTACACGACCGACGCCGAGGCGCTGGCCGACCTGCTCGTCAAGACCGAGGACACGGAGGGCAGCGAGTTCCTCGTGCGCCTGCTCGCCCACCGCGACGCGAGCCGGCTGCGCCAGACGGTCGAGGGCCTGCTCAAGACGGTGGCGCCCGACGGGCGGATCCACACCACGTACCAGCAGACCATCGCGGCCACCGGGCGGCTGTCGTCGACCGACCCCAACCTGCAGAACATCCCCATCCGCACGGAGGAGGGCCGCCGCATCCGCCAGGCCTTCGTCGTCGGGGAGGGCTACGAGAGCCTGCTCACCGCCGACTACAGCCAGATCGAGATGCGGATCATGGCGCACCTGTCCGGCGACGAGGGGCTCGTCGAGGCGTTCCGCTCGGGGGAGGACCTCCACAGCTTCGTCGGCAGCCGTGTCTTCGAGGTCGAGCCGGCCGAGGTGACGCCGGCCATGCGCAGCAAGATCAAGGCCATGTCGTACGGGCTGGCCTACGGCCTGTCCGCCTTCGGGCTCTCCCGCCAGCTGCGCATCGCCGTCGACGAGGCCCGCGGCCTCATGGACGACTACTTCGAGCGCTTCGGCGGGGTCCGCGACTACCTGCGCGGGGTGGTCGACGCGGCCCGGACGACGGGGTACACCGAGACCATCCTCGGGCGGCGCCGCTACCTGCCGGACCTCACGAGCGACAACCGGCAGCGGCGCGAGATGGCCGAGCGGATGGCGCTCAACGCGCCCATCCAGGGCTCGGCCGCCGACGTCATCAAGGTGGCCATGCTGGGCGTCGAGCGCGCCCTGGCCGAGGAGGGCCTCCGCTCGCGGATGCTGCTCCAGGTCCACGACGAGCTGGTGCTCGAGGTCGCCCCGGGGGAGCGCGAGGTGCTCGAGGCGCTCGTGCGCCGCGAGATGGGCGGCGCGGCGGAGCTCTCCGTGCCCCTCGACGTGTCCGTCGGCGTCGGCACGTCCTGGCACGAGGCCGGCCACTGA
- the rpsA gene encoding 30S ribosomal protein S1, with translation MTTTTERTAPQVAINDIGTAEDFLAAIDATIKYFNDGDIVSGTIVKVDRDEVLLDIGYKTEGVIPSRELSIKHDVDPNEVVGVGDEVEALVLQKEDKEGRLILSKKRAQYERAWGTIERIKEEEGVVTGTVIEVVKGGLILDIGLRGFLPASLVEMRRVRDLQPYVGQELEAKIIELDKNRNNVVLSRRAWLEETQSAVRHNFLQTLQKGQVRSGVVSSIVNFGAFVDLGGVDGLVHVSELSWKHIDHPSEVVEVGQQVTVEVLDVDMDRERVSLSLKATQEDPWQQFARTHAIGQVVPGKVTKLVPFGAFVRVEEGIEGLVHISELAVRHVEVPEQIVGVGNDIFVKVIDIDLERRRISLSLKQANEGVDPTSDEFDPSLYGMAQEYDEAGNYKYPEGFDPETNEWLEGFETQREEWERQYAEAQARWEAHKAQVAAASQAEAEAVTAGDATPTTYSSGGPADRGTSSGSGSSSSSSSSSSSSSSSAPASEGTLASDEALAALREKLTGAGS, from the coding sequence ATGACCACCACCACCGAGCGCACCGCGCCCCAGGTCGCGATCAACGACATCGGCACGGCCGAGGACTTCCTCGCCGCGATCGACGCGACCATCAAGTACTTCAACGACGGGGACATCGTCTCCGGGACGATCGTCAAGGTCGACCGGGACGAGGTGCTCCTCGACATCGGGTACAAGACCGAGGGCGTCATCCCCTCGCGCGAGCTGTCGATCAAGCACGACGTCGACCCCAACGAGGTCGTCGGCGTCGGCGACGAGGTCGAGGCCCTGGTCCTCCAGAAGGAGGACAAGGAGGGCCGGCTCATCCTGTCCAAGAAGCGCGCCCAGTACGAGCGCGCCTGGGGCACGATCGAGCGCATCAAGGAGGAGGAGGGTGTCGTCACCGGCACCGTCATCGAGGTCGTCAAGGGCGGCCTCATCCTCGACATCGGCCTCCGCGGCTTCCTCCCCGCCTCGCTCGTCGAGATGCGTCGGGTCCGCGACCTGCAGCCGTACGTCGGCCAGGAGCTCGAGGCGAAGATCATCGAGCTCGACAAGAACCGCAACAACGTCGTCCTCTCGCGCCGTGCCTGGCTCGAGGAGACGCAGTCGGCGGTGCGCCACAACTTCCTGCAGACCCTGCAGAAGGGCCAGGTCCGGTCGGGCGTCGTCTCGTCGATCGTCAACTTCGGCGCCTTCGTCGACCTCGGCGGCGTGGACGGGCTCGTCCACGTGTCCGAGCTCTCCTGGAAGCACATCGACCACCCCTCCGAGGTGGTCGAGGTCGGCCAGCAGGTCACCGTCGAGGTCCTCGACGTCGACATGGACCGCGAGCGGGTCTCCCTGTCGCTGAAGGCGACGCAGGAGGACCCGTGGCAGCAGTTCGCCCGGACCCACGCCATCGGCCAGGTCGTCCCGGGCAAGGTCACGAAGCTCGTCCCCTTCGGCGCGTTCGTGCGCGTCGAGGAGGGCATCGAGGGCCTCGTCCACATCTCGGAGCTGGCCGTGCGCCACGTCGAGGTGCCGGAGCAGATCGTCGGCGTCGGCAACGACATCTTCGTCAAGGTCATCGACATCGACCTCGAGCGTCGTCGCATCTCGCTCTCCCTCAAGCAGGCCAACGAGGGCGTCGACCCCACGAGCGACGAGTTCGACCCGTCGCTCTACGGCATGGCGCAGGAGTACGACGAGGCCGGCAACTACAAGTACCCCGAGGGCTTCGACCCCGAGACCAACGAGTGGCTCGAGGGCTTCGAGACCCAGCGCGAGGAGTGGGAGCGGCAGTACGCCGAGGCCCAGGCGCGCTGGGAGGCCCACAAGGCGCAGGTCGCGGCAGCCAGCCAGGCCGAGGCCGAGGCCGTCACGGCGGGCGACGCCACGCCGACGACCTACTCCTCGGGCGGCCCCGCCGACCGCGGCACCTCCTCGGGCTCCGGCTCGTCGAGCAGCTCCTCCTCGAGCTCCTCGTCGTCGTCCTCCTCGGCCCCCGCGTCGGAGGGCACCCTCGCCTCCGACGAGGCCCTGGCGGCGCTGCGCGAGAAGCTCACCGGCGCCGGCAGCTGA
- a CDS encoding hotdog fold thioesterase: MTDSEPGSSTAPDRSPRAAAPEGAAARWRRLHDVAAEDPRAAAALATEMGAGTLAGRTGTEFLVLGAEEVVARMPVAGNTQPAGLLHGGASAALAETVGSMGASLAGGPGTAAVGVDLNATHHRAVTPARSTWVTATGRPLHVGRRVVSYEVVLVDDGGRRVCTARLTCQLVPLPDA; encoded by the coding sequence GTGACCGACAGCGAGCCCGGCAGCAGCACCGCCCCCGACCGCTCCCCCCGCGCCGCGGCGCCCGAGGGCGCGGCGGCCCGGTGGCGGCGCCTGCACGACGTCGCGGCCGAGGACCCGCGGGCGGCCGCGGCCCTCGCCACGGAGATGGGCGCCGGCACCCTCGCGGGGCGGACGGGCACGGAGTTCCTCGTCCTCGGCGCCGAGGAGGTCGTCGCGCGGATGCCCGTCGCGGGCAACACCCAGCCCGCGGGCCTCCTCCACGGCGGCGCGTCGGCGGCCCTCGCCGAGACGGTCGGCAGCATGGGCGCCTCCCTCGCGGGCGGGCCCGGCACGGCCGCGGTGGGCGTCGACCTCAACGCCACGCACCACCGGGCCGTCACGCCGGCGCGCTCGACGTGGGTGACGGCGACGGGACGGCCGCTCCACGTGGGCCGCCGCGTCGTCAGCTACGAGGTCGTCCTCGTCGACGACGGGGGGCGCCGCGTGTGCACCGCGCGCCTCACCTGCCAGCTGGTGCCGCTGCCCGACGCCTGA
- a CDS encoding branched-chain amino acid ABC transporter permease → MDWSSILSDAARSAIGLETVIYGLAAIGLNVQFGYAGLLNFGQAAFVAIGAYGLAITVTVAGFPFFVGLAVGLVGAVLLAVLLGIPTLRLRADYLAIATIAAAEIVRLVVRSSTLREQTGGSSGLTGFAEGFYALNPLPRDTYGFGPWQFSERLTWILLVGWVLVALSCLVVFLLMRSPWGRVLKGIREDEDAVRSLGKNVYAYKMQALVLGGVIGALAGFVFAVGRASVQPDLYGTELTFFVYTVLLLGGAARVFGPVVGAAIFWVVLSLTQGVLVNMVNAGYMPSWLMTSTQVGQFRFMLVGLALMLLMIYRPQGIFGDRRELAIDAR, encoded by the coding sequence GTGGACTGGTCCTCGATCCTCAGCGACGCCGCGCGCTCCGCCATCGGGCTGGAGACGGTCATCTACGGCCTCGCGGCCATCGGCCTCAACGTGCAGTTCGGCTACGCCGGCCTGCTCAACTTCGGCCAGGCGGCCTTCGTCGCCATCGGCGCCTACGGCCTCGCCATCACGGTGACCGTCGCCGGCTTCCCCTTCTTCGTCGGCCTCGCCGTCGGGCTCGTGGGGGCGGTGCTCCTCGCCGTCCTCCTCGGCATCCCGACCCTGCGGCTGCGCGCGGACTACCTCGCCATCGCGACGATCGCGGCCGCGGAGATCGTGCGGCTCGTCGTCCGGAGCTCGACGCTCCGGGAGCAGACCGGTGGCTCCAGCGGCCTCACCGGCTTCGCGGAGGGCTTCTACGCCCTCAACCCGCTCCCCCGGGACACGTACGGCTTCGGCCCGTGGCAGTTCAGCGAGCGGCTCACGTGGATCCTCCTCGTGGGCTGGGTCCTCGTGGCCCTGTCCTGCCTCGTCGTGTTCCTCCTCATGCGCAGCCCCTGGGGGCGCGTGCTCAAGGGCATCCGCGAGGACGAGGACGCCGTGCGCAGCCTCGGCAAGAACGTCTACGCCTACAAGATGCAGGCGCTCGTCCTGGGCGGCGTCATCGGAGCCCTCGCCGGCTTCGTCTTCGCGGTGGGCCGCGCCTCGGTGCAGCCGGACCTCTACGGCACCGAGCTGACCTTCTTCGTCTACACCGTGCTGCTGCTCGGCGGGGCCGCCCGCGTCTTCGGCCCGGTCGTCGGCGCGGCCATCTTCTGGGTCGTCCTGTCCCTCACCCAGGGGGTCCTCGTGAACATGGTCAACGCCGGCTACATGCCGTCGTGGCTCATGACCTCGACCCAGGTCGGCCAGTTCCGCTTCATGCTCGTGGGCCTGGCGCTCATGCTCTTGATGATCTACAGGCCGCAAGGCATCTTCGGCGACCGGAGGGAGCTGGCGATCGATGCCCGCTGA
- a CDS encoding GNAT family N-acetyltransferase, with translation MARAEDAGAVAAALGTAGDRRDGGAVAPSAVEATLARADVTVLLAEVGTTTVGVLVLRHGETLPLGAAAASVHQMAVTPSHRRRGVGRALLAAAVQLAEADGAQHLVVSAPPGGREAHRFLARLGFSPLVVQRSAPVATLRRSLGAPAVGGEVALRRAAVERVLLRRRRERGLAGTA, from the coding sequence GTGGCACGCGCCGAGGACGCAGGGGCCGTGGCCGCCGCGCTCGGGACGGCCGGCGACCGCCGGGACGGCGGCGCCGTCGCGCCGTCGGCGGTCGAGGCGACCCTGGCCCGGGCGGACGTCACCGTCCTCCTGGCCGAGGTCGGCACCACGACCGTGGGGGTCCTCGTCTTGCGGCACGGCGAGACGCTGCCGCTCGGGGCCGCCGCCGCCTCCGTGCACCAGATGGCGGTCACGCCGTCCCACCGGCGCCGCGGCGTGGGGCGGGCCCTGCTCGCGGCGGCCGTGCAGCTGGCGGAGGCCGACGGCGCGCAGCACCTCGTCGTCTCGGCGCCGCCCGGCGGCCGCGAGGCGCACCGCTTCCTGGCCCGGCTGGGCTTCTCGCCCCTCGTCGTGCAGCGCAGCGCGCCCGTGGCGACCCTGCGCCGCAGCCTCGGTGCGCCGGCCGTCGGCGGCGAGGTGGCCCTGCGCCGCGCCGCCGTCGAGCGGGTGCTCCTGCGGCGCCGGCGCGAGCGCGGTCTCGCCGGGACCGCCTGA
- a CDS encoding branched-chain amino acid ABC transporter permease, with translation MRGLLALVALTLLLGLAPALAGGATPAAAATPAPTATAGAEEGETITVRVRTGDREDVEGAEVTATGPDGTEVTGTTDDGGAVRLVVPAPGTYSVGIDPESLTGPAEGLLPQANPVERSVTSGSANPVVFQLTEEGAQEASGGGITAERVAQLLASGLRFGLIIALAAIGLSMIFGTTGLTNFAHGELITFGAISTYFLNAVAGLPFLVAAPLAVVLSGLFGFLNDRVVWRPLRRRGTGLVAMMIVSIGLALFLRYLYLYVFGGSTQTYADYQGQRGLDLGLFTLRPIDLFSMGLAVVVLVAVGLALVRTRLGKATRAVSDNPALASASGIDVDKVIRTVWVVGAALAGLAGVLLGLAQQVQYQMGFQVLLLVFAAVTLGGLGTAFGAMFGAIVVGIFLEVSTLVVPTELRNVGALLVLILILLVRPQGILGRASRIG, from the coding sequence GTGAGAGGGCTGCTCGCCCTCGTGGCGCTCACGCTGCTGCTGGGCCTCGCCCCGGCGCTCGCCGGGGGTGCGACGCCCGCGGCGGCCGCCACCCCGGCGCCCACCGCCACCGCCGGCGCCGAGGAGGGCGAGACCATCACGGTCCGCGTCCGCACCGGTGACCGCGAGGACGTCGAGGGGGCCGAGGTCACCGCGACCGGCCCCGACGGCACCGAGGTGACCGGGACGACCGACGACGGCGGTGCCGTCCGCCTGGTCGTCCCGGCGCCCGGCACCTACAGCGTCGGGATCGACCCCGAGAGCCTCACGGGCCCGGCCGAGGGGCTGCTGCCGCAGGCCAACCCCGTCGAGCGGTCCGTCACCTCGGGCAGCGCCAACCCGGTCGTCTTCCAGCTCACGGAGGAGGGCGCCCAGGAGGCGTCGGGCGGCGGCATCACGGCCGAGCGCGTCGCCCAGCTCCTGGCGAGCGGCCTCCGCTTCGGCCTCATCATCGCGCTGGCCGCGATCGGCCTGTCGATGATCTTCGGCACCACCGGGCTGACGAACTTCGCCCACGGCGAGCTCATCACCTTCGGCGCCATCTCGACGTACTTCCTCAACGCCGTCGCCGGCCTGCCCTTCCTCGTGGCCGCGCCGCTCGCCGTCGTGCTCTCCGGCCTCTTCGGCTTCCTCAACGACCGCGTCGTCTGGCGCCCGCTGCGGCGCCGCGGCACGGGGCTCGTCGCGATGATGATCGTGTCGATCGGCCTCGCGCTCTTCCTGCGCTACCTCTACCTCTACGTCTTCGGCGGGTCGACGCAGACCTACGCCGACTACCAGGGGCAGCGCGGCCTCGACCTGGGCCTCTTCACGCTGCGGCCCATCGACCTCTTCAGCATGGGCCTCGCGGTCGTCGTCCTCGTGGCCGTCGGCCTGGCGCTCGTGCGGACGCGGCTCGGCAAGGCCACCCGGGCCGTCTCGGACAACCCCGCGCTCGCGTCGGCCTCCGGCATCGACGTCGACAAGGTCATCCGGACGGTGTGGGTCGTCGGCGCGGCGCTCGCCGGCCTGGCCGGGGTGCTCCTCGGCCTCGCCCAGCAGGTGCAGTACCAGATGGGCTTCCAGGTCCTGCTGCTCGTCTTCGCCGCAGTGACGCTCGGCGGCCTCGGCACGGCGTTCGGCGCCATGTTCGGCGCGATCGTCGTCGGCATCTTCCTCGAGGTCAGCACGCTCGTCGTGCCGACGGAGCTGCGCAACGTCGGCGCGCTCCTCGTCCTCATCCTCATCCTCCTCGTCCGGCCGCAGGGCATCCTGGGCCGGGCGTCGCGCATCGGCTGA
- the coaE gene encoding dephospho-CoA kinase, producing MLRVGLTGGTGAGKTTAARRLAARGAVVVDADALAREVVAPGTPGLAAVVAAFGEGVLGPDGALDRPALGRVVFADADRRRELEAITHPLVRRRRDELVAAAPDDAVVVDDIPLLVETGRAAEWPLVAVVDAPAEVRVARLVASRGLPAEDAWARVRAQADDDGRRAAADVVLDGAGDVAALERQVDALWEERLLPFEEHLRHGRRAPRPDHAVLVAPDPTWPAQAARVLARVRRAAGDRARSVDHVGSTSVPGLPAKDVLDVQVVVDDLATAGAVADDLRAAGLVRPPGEWWDELPEGPRPKAFATEADRARPVNCHVRVAGGQERDVLALRDLLRRDPAERDAYAALKARLAAEPHDSVDHYAERKGPWIRAALARARG from the coding sequence GTGCTGCGGGTGGGGCTGACGGGCGGGACGGGCGCGGGGAAGACGACGGCCGCGCGGCGGCTGGCGGCGCGGGGGGCGGTCGTCGTCGACGCCGACGCGCTCGCCCGCGAGGTGGTGGCGCCCGGCACGCCGGGCCTGGCCGCCGTCGTGGCCGCCTTCGGCGAGGGCGTCCTCGGGCCCGACGGCGCGCTCGACCGGCCCGCGCTGGGCCGCGTCGTCTTCGCCGACGCGGACCGCCGCCGCGAGCTCGAGGCGATCACGCACCCCCTCGTCCGCCGTCGGCGCGACGAGCTCGTCGCCGCGGCGCCGGACGACGCCGTCGTCGTCGACGACATCCCCCTGCTCGTCGAGACCGGCCGCGCCGCGGAGTGGCCGCTCGTCGCCGTCGTCGACGCCCCGGCCGAGGTCCGGGTGGCACGCCTCGTGGCCTCGCGCGGCCTGCCCGCCGAGGACGCGTGGGCGCGGGTCCGGGCGCAGGCCGACGACGACGGGCGCCGTGCCGCCGCCGACGTCGTCCTCGACGGCGCGGGGGACGTGGCCGCGCTCGAGCGGCAGGTGGACGCCCTGTGGGAGGAGCGGCTCCTGCCCTTCGAGGAGCACCTGCGGCACGGCCGCCGCGCGCCCCGGCCGGACCACGCCGTCCTCGTCGCCCCGGACCCCACGTGGCCGGCCCAGGCCGCCCGTGTCCTCGCGCGGGTCCGGCGCGCGGCCGGGGACCGGGCCCGGTCGGTCGACCACGTCGGCTCGACCTCGGTCCCGGGGCTGCCGGCCAAGGACGTCCTCGACGTCCAGGTCGTCGTGGACGACCTCGCGACCGCCGGCGCGGTGGCGGACGACCTGCGTGCCGCGGGCCTCGTGCGGCCGCCGGGGGAGTGGTGGGACGAGCTGCCGGAGGGCCCGCGGCCCAAGGCCTTCGCCACCGAGGCGGACCGCGCGCGGCCGGTCAACTGCCACGTCCGGGTGGCGGGCGGCCAGGAGCGCGACGTGCTGGCGCTGCGCGACCTCCTGCGCCGCGACCCGGCGGAGCGCGACGCCTACGCCGCCCTGAAGGCCCGGCTGGCCGCGGAGCCGCACGACTCGGTCGACCACTACGCCGAGCGCAAGGGGCCGTGGATCCGCGCGGCCCTGGCCCGGGCGCGCGGCTGA
- a CDS encoding ABC transporter ATP-binding protein codes for MPADDRTYEPTADGPGPDPTPPSPPTPLATGSHPAGAPSPASPDDLDGVDGAPVDHGTPAGPGPRALAARAALRDVPRVPGAPKPDPVLVAEGVVRRFGGLTAVDVEHVEIQRGAITALIGPNGAGKTTFFNLLTGFDRPDEGSWTFEGRSLSRVPAHRVARRGMVRTFQLTKALSRLTVIENMRLGAAGQVGERFASAMFRRLWKGQEDSNTRRADELLRRFKLDAKREDFAGSLSGGQRKLLEMARALMTEPRMVMLDEPMAGVNPALTQSLLGHVKDLREQGMTVLFVEHDMDMVRDISDWVIVMAQGSVVAEGPPDAVMADPAVIDAYLGGHHDAPLTEEDEAEQLAAAEAELEHEREAGR; via the coding sequence ATGCCCGCTGACGACCGCACGTACGAGCCCACCGCCGACGGCCCGGGGCCCGACCCCACGCCGCCGTCGCCGCCCACGCCGCTGGCGACGGGCAGCCACCCCGCCGGGGCCCCCTCCCCGGCGTCCCCGGACGACCTCGACGGCGTCGACGGCGCCCCGGTCGACCACGGGACGCCCGCCGGGCCGGGGCCGCGCGCCCTGGCCGCCCGCGCGGCGCTCCGCGACGTGCCGCGCGTCCCCGGTGCGCCCAAGCCCGACCCCGTCCTCGTGGCGGAGGGCGTCGTGCGCCGGTTCGGCGGCCTCACGGCCGTCGACGTCGAGCACGTGGAGATCCAGCGGGGGGCCATCACGGCCCTCATCGGCCCCAACGGCGCCGGGAAGACGACCTTCTTCAACCTGCTGACGGGCTTCGACCGCCCCGACGAGGGCTCGTGGACCTTCGAGGGCCGCAGCCTCTCCCGCGTGCCGGCGCACCGGGTCGCCCGGCGCGGCATGGTCCGCACGTTCCAGCTGACGAAGGCGCTGAGCCGCCTCACCGTCATCGAGAACATGCGGCTCGGCGCCGCCGGCCAGGTGGGCGAGCGCTTCGCGTCGGCGATGTTCCGCCGGCTGTGGAAGGGCCAGGAGGACTCCAACACCCGCCGGGCCGACGAGCTCCTGCGCCGCTTCAAGCTGGACGCCAAGCGCGAGGACTTCGCCGGCAGCCTCTCCGGCGGCCAGCGGAAGCTCCTCGAGATGGCCCGCGCCCTCATGACCGAGCCGCGCATGGTCATGCTCGACGAGCCGATGGCGGGCGTGAACCCCGCGCTCACCCAGTCGCTGCTCGGGCACGTCAAGGACCTCCGCGAGCAGGGCATGACCGTGCTCTTCGTCGAGCACGACATGGACATGGTCCGCGACATCTCGGACTGGGTGATCGTCATGGCGCAGGGCTCCGTCGTCGCCGAGGGACCGCCCGACGCCGTCATGGCCGACCCGGCCGTCATCGACGCCTACCTCGGGGGGCACCACGACGCGCCCCTCACCGAGGAGGACGAGGCCGAGCAGCTGGCCGCCGCCGAGGCGGAGCTGGAGCACGAGAGGGAGGCGGGCCGGTGA